DNA from Nocardioides seonyuensis:
CCCAGGACGACGATCGGCAGGGAGCCGATGATGATGAACCAGCCCATGCGTGCATCGAGGGTGCCGCGCCACTCGGGCTGGAACAGCGCGCGCACCCAGGCGTTGGCGATGCGCCAGATGTCCTTGCGGAAGTAGATCAGCACCGCGAGCTCGGTGCCGATCTGGATGACGGCCGTGAACGCGGCTCCGGGGTCGCCCCAGCCGAAGAGCTCTGGGAAGATGCGCAGGTGCGCACTGCTCGAGATGGGCAGGAACTCGGTGAGGCCCTGGATGATGCCCAGGACCACGGCCTTCAGGAGGTCGATCACGACGCAGGAGCCTACGGCGTGCCACGACGGGGACCTGCCCGACCCGTGGCTACCCTCCTGCCATGCAGCAGCGCGCACTCGGTGCCACCGGACTCAGGGTCTCCCGTCTCGGGCTCGGGACCATGACGTGGGGACGCGACACCGACGAGCACGAGGCGCGTGATCAGCTCGTCGCTTTCGCGGAAGCCGGAGGCACGCTGCTCGACACCGCTGCCGGCTACGGCGACGGGGCGAGCGAAGAGCTCATCGGCACCCTCATCGGTGACGTCGTCAGTCGCGAAGAGGTGGTCCTCGCCACCAAGGCCGGCATCTCCCGCCGCACCGGGGAGCGCGTCACCAACACCTCGCGAGGCCATCTCCTTCCCGCCCTGGACGCCTCGTTGAAGAGGCTCCGGATGGATCACGTGGACCTGTGGCAGGTGCACGTCTGGACCGACGAGACGCCTCTCGAGGAGACCCTCACCGCGCTCGACCTCGCCGTGTCGTCGGGGCGCGCCTCCTATGTCGGCATCTCCAACTACAACGGCTGGCAGACGGCCCAGGCGGCGACCTGGCAGCGCGCGGTCCCCGGGCGGGCCACGCTGGCCTCCACCCAGGTGGAGTACTCCCTGGTC
Protein-coding regions in this window:
- a CDS encoding aldo/keto reductase; the protein is MQQRALGATGLRVSRLGLGTMTWGRDTDEHEARDQLVAFAEAGGTLLDTAAGYGDGASEELIGTLIGDVVSREEVVLATKAGISRRTGERVTNTSRGHLLPALDASLKRLRMDHVDLWQVHVWTDETPLEETLTALDLAVSSGRASYVGISNYNGWQTAQAATWQRAVPGRATLASTQVEYSLVNRAIEHEVLPAARALGLGVLPWSPLGRGVLTGKYRTGIPSDSRGATDHFGAFVGAYLDERGRGIVEAVVRAAEGLGWSPLEVALVWVRDRPGVTAPIVGARTAAQLKGALGIEELSLPPEITAALDDVSGD